The Nostoc sp. UHCC 0926 nucleotide sequence TTCCTCTGCTGGAAAAACTTCCGATTAAAAGCATTACCATCGGCGATTTGGAAGACTTTGAGCAACTGGCGGTTGGGTCTGATTTGCTAATTACCAACTCTCATGGAGTGGCGATCGCTCAACGCTTAAAAATTCCTCTCTATCGTCAAGGGATTCCCATTTTTGACCGCTTAGATCATGGTCAGCTCACCAAGGTTGGCTATCAAGGTACCATGCAACTTTTATTTGATATTGGCAACCTGTTTTTAGAGCAAGAAACAAAGGTTAAGCATTAAACAGAGCTAACTCTAACTGTTCATCACAGTTTTACCAATATTCTTGGTAAGATGTAGCACAAGATACAATCTTGCAGATCAACTTCAGCTTTGATAGTTACTATCAAACCGTATACTTCATTAAGAATATACCAACTGATGCCAGTAACTAGGCACTAGCTTCTGCGTTGACTTAAATTAAGTCTTCTACTGTTGATGAATCCAGCACAGCTAAAAAAAACAACTGCTAAAACGAGTCGTGTTTCAAGAAAGCTTCGCCACCGTTTTGATTTTACACAATCTGCGATGCCTGCGGCGGGCTACGCCTACGCACCATCTTTGCTTACCTGGTTCGAGGTTATTGGCTACACAGTTTTGTTAGAGCCAGATATTGCTTTGGGTAAGCATCAGATAGGGCGCAGCAGTTATAGTGATGTGGTTTTGTATCAGCGCCTTTGTAGTGCTTTGCAGAAAATTAACCCCACAAAACCTGATGAGGCGATCGCCGCAGCTATCCATCAGGTTAGTTACACAGAGAGTTTCGACTTGCCAAAAAATAACCGTCGCTTTCACAAATTCTTGATCAATGGTGTGGAAGTTGAATACCTGTATAACGAAGAAATAGTTCATGACAAAGTGTGGCTCATTGATCCGTCTGATCTACTGAACAATGATTGGCTAGCCATTCATCCCTTGACTGTAGTTGAGGGGAGTCATGCTCACTGTCCTGATGTAGTCGTCTTTATCAACGGTTTACCCTTGGCGGTTATTGTCTCGATTCAGCCAAGTAATGAACAGGCCACTTTCAAAGAAGGTTATCAGCAAATTCAGACCTACTGTCAACAAATACCTAAGCTGTTTTCCTACAACACGTTCCTAGTTATTACTTATGGAAATCGGGCCCGAATCGGTACATTAACCTCGGACTGGGAGGAGTTTTTACCCTGGCACACGATTGATGGTGAAGACTTTCCTGCCAAAAGCGCAACTGAACTAGAGGTGCTAATTCAAGGCATTTTTGATAAACGGCGTTTTTTCGAGTTGGTCAAGCACTTCGTGGTGTTTGAATCAAACGAAATCAGGCTCACTAAAAAGCTGCTTCGCCGACCTTTTTGTACAATCCCAAATTCCAACAAAAGGTTTAACTATTAAGGAGTACCAGAATATGGAAATTAGCGCTCGTAATACATTAAAAGGAACTATTAAGGCAGTTCAAACTGGAGCCATTAATAGCGAAATTACACTAGAAATTGCACCAGGTATAGAGATAACTGCAATCATTACTAAGGAGTCTGTAGATAATCTTCAGCTTCAGCCAGGAAAACAAGCACAAGCAATTATCAAAGCATCAGATGTGATAATTGGTGTATAAAACAAAGCGTTAATAATTGAACATGTATATAGCAGTCCTATCTGATTTGTGAAAATTCTCGGTGTCCAGATACCCGACTTCATAAAAGTTGTCGGGTATCTAATTTTTCATAAATGATTTAGGATTGCTATAGTATTAACTTAATATTTCGAGTAACTCCAAATATTGAGTTAATACGACGCTTAACGGTTCAAACCCATTCAACATATATAAAAAACGGTAGATTCTTAATCGCTCTACCGTTTTTCAAAGTCTTAAATTTGAGACTTAATTAAATGAAAGTACCACTCTTCTACTGTTGTCAATACTTCCTCGCCTATAACTCGTCCTAGAGTTTTTTTAGAAGTGAAGGTAAAAGTATTACCATTGTTAATTATTTGTCGTATCTCCTTACACATTGGGTATTCATCTACCTCACTCAACCTTACCCAAGCTTTAGATCCGGTGAGTGCAACAAATAGCTGGTTATGAAGGCTTATACTGCTGGCATAAAATTTGACCCCTGAAAACTTTCCAAACACCCTCTATACAGTAACTAATGCCTTTAATTCCTCAGTTTTTAATCTTGGCCCATAGGATGTA carries:
- a CDS encoding type I restriction endonuclease — its product is MNPAQLKKTTAKTSRVSRKLRHRFDFTQSAMPAAGYAYAPSLLTWFEVIGYTVLLEPDIALGKHQIGRSSYSDVVLYQRLCSALQKINPTKPDEAIAAAIHQVSYTESFDLPKNNRRFHKFLINGVEVEYLYNEEIVHDKVWLIDPSDLLNNDWLAIHPLTVVEGSHAHCPDVVVFINGLPLAVIVSIQPSNEQATFKEGYQQIQTYCQQIPKLFSYNTFLVITYGNRARIGTLTSDWEEFLPWHTIDGEDFPAKSATELEVLIQGIFDKRRFFELVKHFVVFESNEIRLTKKLLRRPFCTIPNSNKRFNY
- a CDS encoding TOBE domain-containing protein; protein product: MEISARNTLKGTIKAVQTGAINSEITLEIAPGIEITAIITKESVDNLQLQPGKQAQAIIKASDVIIGV